In a single window of the Biomphalaria glabrata chromosome 13, xgBioGlab47.1, whole genome shotgun sequence genome:
- the LOC106063261 gene encoding low-density lipoprotein receptor-related protein 4-like isoform X1, translated as MVSCDDYSDEARCVNCSSYAWQCKNGDCITLPYRCDGFSHCTDSSDERNCSVCAVYSWRCANGQCIREGYRCDGLSDCDDSSDETNCTVSTDNKCRCKKGKCTDINYKCDGVNDCKDRRDEGNCGTFWFKFWQHYGTVKCSRNAWPCASGRCISEGKRCDCLIDCIDGSDEMNCTHCSPSAWTCDNGKCILMMYRCNGLDTCGDSSDELNCDMCFHGAWRCANGKCILNKYRCDGHNFCGDNSDEWNCDQPTVEKRTKPSTSLQANETHLVTTSFLFETVVPVRNAEIYLYIVGAVVCVLILILVTVVAVHLKFQKRG; from the exons ATGGTCTCCTGTGACGACTACAGTGACGAGGCAAGGTGTG TAAACTGTTCGTCCTATGCCTGGCAATGTAAGAATGGTGACTGCATCACGTTACCGTACAGATGTGATGGGTTCAGTCACTGCACAGACAGTAGTGACGAAAGGAACTGCT CTGTCTGCGCTGTATATTCCTGGCGATGTGCTAATGGTCAGTGTATTCGAGAAGGCTATCGCTGTGATGGCTTGAGTGACTGTGACGATAGCTCAGACGAGACAAACTGCA CTGTATCAACTGATAACAAATGCAGATGCAAGAAAGGCAAATGTACTGACATCAACTATAAATGCGATGGAGTCAACGATTGTAAAGACAGAAGAGATGAAGGAAACTGCGGTACATTTTGGTTTAAGTTTTGGCAACACTATGgaacag TCAAATGTTCCAGAAATGCCTGGCCATGTGCCAGTGGAAGGTGCATCAGTGAAGGCAAGCGATGTGACTGTCTCATCGATTGTATTGATGGCAGTGATGAGATGAACTGTA CACACTGCTCTCCTTCTGCCTGGACATGTGACAATGGTAAATGTATCCTGATGATGTACCGGTGCAATGGTCTCGATACTTGTGGCGACTCGAGTGATGAACTAAACTGCG ACATGTGTTTTCATGGTGCATGGCGGTGTGCTAATGGGAAGTGCATACTGAACAAATACCGCTGTGATGGACACAACTTTTGTGGCGACAACAGCGATGAGTGGAACTGTGATCAACCCACCGTGGAGAAAAGAACTAAACCGTCCACGTCTTTACAAGCCAATGAGACACACCTTGTTACGACATCATTTCTGTTTG AAACTGTTGTTCCGGTTAGAAACGCAGAAATCTATCTCTACATTGTTGGAGCAGTGGTCTGCGTATTGATCTTAATATTGGTGACTGTAGTAGCAGTCCATctaaaatttcaaaaaagagGTTAG
- the LOC106063261 gene encoding low-density lipoprotein receptor-related protein 4-like isoform X2: MVSCDDYSDEARCVNCSSYAWQCKNGDCITLPYRCDGFSHCTDSSDERNCSVCAVYSWRCANGQCIREGYRCDGLSDCDDSSDETNCTVSTDNKCRCKKGKCTDINYKCDGVNDCKDRRDEGNCVKCSRNAWPCASGRCISEGKRCDCLIDCIDGSDEMNCTHCSPSAWTCDNGKCILMMYRCNGLDTCGDSSDELNCDMCFHGAWRCANGKCILNKYRCDGHNFCGDNSDEWNCDQPTVEKRTKPSTSLQANETHLVTTSFLFETVVPVRNAEIYLYIVGAVVCVLILILVTVVAVHLKFQKRG, from the exons ATGGTCTCCTGTGACGACTACAGTGACGAGGCAAGGTGTG TAAACTGTTCGTCCTATGCCTGGCAATGTAAGAATGGTGACTGCATCACGTTACCGTACAGATGTGATGGGTTCAGTCACTGCACAGACAGTAGTGACGAAAGGAACTGCT CTGTCTGCGCTGTATATTCCTGGCGATGTGCTAATGGTCAGTGTATTCGAGAAGGCTATCGCTGTGATGGCTTGAGTGACTGTGACGATAGCTCAGACGAGACAAACTGCA CTGTATCAACTGATAACAAATGCAGATGCAAGAAAGGCAAATGTACTGACATCAACTATAAATGCGATGGAGTCAACGATTGTAAAGACAGAAGAGATGAAGGAAACTGCG TCAAATGTTCCAGAAATGCCTGGCCATGTGCCAGTGGAAGGTGCATCAGTGAAGGCAAGCGATGTGACTGTCTCATCGATTGTATTGATGGCAGTGATGAGATGAACTGTA CACACTGCTCTCCTTCTGCCTGGACATGTGACAATGGTAAATGTATCCTGATGATGTACCGGTGCAATGGTCTCGATACTTGTGGCGACTCGAGTGATGAACTAAACTGCG ACATGTGTTTTCATGGTGCATGGCGGTGTGCTAATGGGAAGTGCATACTGAACAAATACCGCTGTGATGGACACAACTTTTGTGGCGACAACAGCGATGAGTGGAACTGTGATCAACCCACCGTGGAGAAAAGAACTAAACCGTCCACGTCTTTACAAGCCAATGAGACACACCTTGTTACGACATCATTTCTGTTTG AAACTGTTGTTCCGGTTAGAAACGCAGAAATCTATCTCTACATTGTTGGAGCAGTGGTCTGCGTATTGATCTTAATATTGGTGACTGTAGTAGCAGTCCATctaaaatttcaaaaaagagGTTAG